From the genome of Actinomycetota bacterium, one region includes:
- a CDS encoding methyltransferase domain-containing protein: MDAKELNALVHDREAAFYDDRFLIAFDGRVGRDVERDLQRVVGGPVRARRALDLACGTGYAAIGLAVAGLADEIHATDLSTKMLERCRDNADAADATIRIALADAERLPYAADAFDLVVARGALHHVPSPGAMMSEIRRVLSPGGTAVVLAEPTAPGEKQVAAVVGTAYRVIEAWRKLRRREKDAEHERWEMASIAANLHTFAPADVERLARDAGFTEVRVGTASWAWVLTLGLNYYFVGESERLARSRVARATGRRLAEAAAAFDRAVADRVFPPSWRHTVQAVLR, encoded by the coding sequence ATGGACGCCAAGGAGCTCAACGCGCTGGTCCACGACCGCGAGGCCGCGTTCTACGACGACCGGTTCCTGATCGCGTTCGACGGCCGGGTCGGCCGCGACGTCGAGCGCGACCTGCAGCGCGTTGTCGGAGGACCGGTGCGCGCGCGCCGCGCGCTGGATCTGGCCTGCGGCACCGGGTACGCGGCGATCGGGCTCGCGGTGGCCGGGCTCGCCGACGAGATCCACGCGACCGACCTGTCGACCAAGATGCTCGAGCGCTGCCGGGACAACGCAGACGCCGCCGATGCGACCATTCGGATCGCGCTCGCCGACGCGGAGCGGCTGCCGTACGCGGCGGATGCCTTCGACCTCGTCGTTGCCCGCGGAGCTCTGCACCACGTCCCTTCGCCGGGGGCCATGATGAGCGAGATCCGGCGCGTGCTCTCGCCGGGCGGGACCGCGGTCGTGCTCGCGGAGCCGACGGCTCCCGGCGAGAAGCAGGTCGCTGCGGTCGTGGGCACGGCGTACCGCGTGATCGAGGCGTGGCGGAAGCTCCGGCGGCGTGAGAAGGATGCGGAGCACGAACGGTGGGAGATGGCCTCGATCGCCGCGAACCTGCACACCTTCGCGCCGGCCGACGTCGAGCGCCTCGCACGCGACGCCGGGTTCACCGAGGTGCGCGTCGGGACCGCATCGTGGGCGTGGGTGCTGACGCTCGGGCTCAACTACTACTTCGTCGGCGAGTCGGAGCGGCTGGCGCGCAGCCGCGTTGCCCGCGCGACCGGGCGCCGGCTGGCGGAGGCGGCCGCCGCGTTCGACCGTGCCGTCGCCGATCGCGTCTTCCCCCCGTCGTGGCGACACACCGTGCAAGCCGTCCTGCGATGA
- a CDS encoding helix-turn-helix domain-containing protein, with translation MTYNTDTIILPSADERERFLLPAEAARMLGVATSTLRRWAEEGKLQSGSTIGGHRRYRESDISRLAQGLGLDQVVVG, from the coding sequence ATGACCTACAACACCGACACGATCATCTTGCCGAGCGCCGACGAGCGCGAGCGCTTCCTGCTGCCCGCCGAGGCCGCCAGGATGCTCGGGGTCGCGACGAGCACCCTTCGGCGATGGGCCGAGGAGGGCAAGCTGCAGTCCGGCTCGACGATCGGCGGGCACCGCCGCTACCGCGAGAGCGACATCTCGCGCCTGGCTCAGGGCCTCGGTCTCGACCAAGTCGTGGTCGGCTAG
- the infA gene encoding translation initiation factor IF-1: MEFDGTIVEALPNVMFRIDLDNGHRILGHISGKMRKHYIRILPGDRVKIELSAYDLTRGRIIYRYR; this comes from the coding sequence ATCGAATTCGACGGCACGATCGTCGAGGCGCTGCCGAACGTGATGTTCCGGATCGACCTCGACAACGGCCATCGCATCCTCGGCCACATCTCCGGGAAGATGCGCAAGCACTACATCCGCATCCTGCCGGGCGACCGGGTGAAGATCGAGCTCTCGGCGTACGACCTCACGCGCGGGCGCATCATCTACCGGTACCGCTAA
- a CDS encoding Type 1 glutamine amidotransferase-like domain-containing protein translates to MDDVVAHARIGLVGSGEFTPAMEDIDREILTTLPPHPRVVILPTAAGGEDPDDWAYRGVEHFTRLGARTVALMVLNWSHAEDPQNVAEVSSADLVYLSGGKPARLLAALEGSPLWSGVLQARRNGGWIVGASAGAMVLGDWTLVHAPGSGYGTPTTWTIGLGILQGIAVVPHYDRWDEAERLADEIAPSCMVFGIAEDSAVLLDEGHGRALGRGEALIRTGDDTRWLVPGDRFELPAARGG, encoded by the coding sequence ATGGACGACGTCGTCGCGCACGCTCGCATCGGGCTCGTCGGATCAGGCGAGTTCACCCCGGCGATGGAGGACATCGATCGTGAGATCCTCACGACGCTTCCGCCACACCCCCGGGTCGTGATCCTCCCGACCGCGGCCGGGGGAGAGGATCCCGACGACTGGGCCTACCGCGGCGTCGAGCACTTCACGCGACTCGGCGCGCGGACGGTCGCACTGATGGTGCTCAACTGGTCGCACGCCGAGGATCCGCAGAACGTCGCCGAGGTCTCCTCGGCCGACCTCGTGTACCTATCGGGCGGGAAGCCGGCGCGGCTGCTCGCGGCGCTCGAGGGATCGCCGCTGTGGAGCGGGGTCCTGCAAGCGCGGCGCAACGGCGGCTGGATCGTCGGCGCCAGCGCGGGGGCGATGGTGCTCGGCGACTGGACGCTCGTGCACGCGCCGGGCTCGGGGTACGGAACGCCGACCACGTGGACGATCGGCCTCGGCATCCTCCAGGGCATCGCCGTCGTTCCGCACTACGACCGGTGGGATGAAGCGGAGCGGCTCGCCGATGAGATCGCCCCCTCCTGCATGGTGTTCGGCATCGCGGAGGACTCGGCGGTGCTGCTCGACGAGGGACACGGCCGGGCGCTCGGGCGCGGCGAGGCGCTGATCCGTACGGGCGACGACACCCGATGGCTTGTGCCCGGCGATCGCTTCGAACTGCCGGCCGCGCGCGGCGGCTGA
- a CDS encoding AAA family ATPase: MSGQQPDGAVTVLFTDVEGSTDLRTRFGDELADELLRTHEDLVRGQVERHGGREVKSLGDGFMVAFGSPRKAISCAVDIQRVLDERNRSSPGREIRVRIGINTGEVSDVAGDLIGAAVNAAARIAGKARGGQILIANVVKDLAGVRPDLSYIDRGLYWLKGFPERWRLYEILRRAPGPVEELTAPTLGKTRFVGRDTERADLRRFVEGAAAGRGALVMIGGEPGVGKTRITEEVAEEAAARGMMALVGHCQETEAPLPYAPVVEILEATLRSVSRETLLEAFGDAAPELARILPELRRIFPDLPPPLDLPPEQERRYLFNCFTEFLERASHLQPLLFVLEDVHWADESTLLLLQHLAERLANMQILMLATYRDVELDVERPLARRLEELVRRRLAHRVSLNRLPKHGVGDMIGALAGRVAPESLVDAVYEETEGNCFFVEEVFQHLHEEGKLFDQAGNWRTEVQVGEIDVPEGVRLVLGRRLSRLSEGARRALSAAAVIGRNFTYELAEAVDEVGGDTLLDAVEEAQRANLLTWSEDPLRPRFSFAHELIRQTLLTNLALPRRQRLHLRIAEAIERVYARDLEPHVADLAHHLYQAGAAADPHKAVGFLSLAAHRAMEGAAFEEALRAYERALSLQDPGDVSTRADLLVRLGFAQRSLGRTEGALASWREALDLYAELDDIAAATSVCWDISYQLGWAGRPIEAMEFTQRGLVAAGDARTPVRGMLLSSAGAFVGFLGDYVGGAEMIDEALSIAEETHDLGLESYARLARGILNYSHAELEVLRRDGPEATELLREHGSAWDLSSYLSLLEFAYFATGHVAASIPVHEELEPLASRIGNQVPYLLTRRGEAIRALMSSGDLDAWEEFSRWDLEFCRSRELEWISNSFGFLSGIAFYRGRWEEALELAREANATEPPGGFNGWAWPLVFHTLAHLGRRDDALALLEEDRVRLPAGRPASWGAWAILHGAVEGLMILGEHERAADLYPLVVESLNTGTVYLKVYNIRLCHTVAGLAAHGARDWSRSEAHFREALRLAETLPVRIEQADARRYFAAMLAERNGDGDREEARAMLEEALDLYRSLGMPRHVEMAEEQLKGL; the protein is encoded by the coding sequence GTGAGCGGTCAACAGCCCGACGGCGCCGTCACAGTGCTCTTCACCGACGTCGAAGGCTCGACGGATCTTCGTACCCGCTTCGGCGACGAGCTGGCGGACGAGCTCCTCCGAACGCACGAGGATCTCGTCCGGGGTCAGGTCGAGCGCCACGGCGGTCGCGAGGTGAAGTCGCTCGGGGACGGGTTCATGGTGGCGTTCGGCTCGCCGCGCAAGGCGATCTCGTGCGCCGTCGACATCCAGCGGGTCCTCGATGAGCGGAACCGGTCGAGCCCCGGCCGTGAGATCCGCGTCCGCATCGGCATCAACACCGGCGAGGTGTCCGACGTCGCCGGCGACTTGATCGGGGCGGCCGTCAACGCGGCTGCGAGGATCGCAGGCAAGGCACGCGGCGGGCAGATCCTGATCGCGAACGTCGTGAAGGATCTCGCCGGCGTCCGTCCCGACCTGTCGTACATCGACCGCGGGTTGTACTGGCTCAAGGGATTCCCCGAGCGCTGGCGCCTGTACGAGATCCTGCGCCGTGCCCCCGGACCGGTCGAGGAGCTCACGGCACCGACCCTCGGGAAAACGCGCTTCGTCGGGCGCGACACCGAACGCGCGGATCTTCGCCGGTTCGTCGAAGGCGCAGCGGCCGGTCGCGGCGCACTCGTCATGATCGGTGGCGAGCCGGGCGTCGGGAAGACCCGCATCACCGAGGAGGTGGCCGAGGAAGCCGCCGCACGCGGGATGATGGCTTTGGTCGGGCATTGCCAGGAGACGGAGGCTCCCCTTCCGTACGCGCCGGTCGTCGAGATCCTCGAAGCGACGTTGCGGAGCGTGTCTCGCGAGACGCTGCTGGAGGCCTTCGGAGACGCGGCGCCCGAGCTCGCTCGCATCCTGCCGGAGCTGCGGAGGATCTTCCCCGATCTTCCCCCGCCGCTCGATCTGCCCCCCGAACAAGAGCGCCGCTATCTGTTCAACTGCTTCACCGAATTCCTCGAGCGGGCCAGCCATCTGCAACCGCTGCTGTTCGTGCTCGAGGACGTTCACTGGGCCGATGAGTCGACCTTGCTCTTGCTCCAGCACCTCGCCGAGCGTCTGGCGAACATGCAGATCCTCATGCTCGCCACGTACCGGGACGTCGAGCTGGACGTCGAACGGCCGCTCGCCCGTCGGCTCGAGGAGCTCGTGCGTCGGCGGCTGGCCCACCGCGTCAGCTTGAACCGCCTGCCCAAGCACGGCGTCGGCGACATGATCGGCGCGCTCGCCGGACGCGTGGCTCCCGAGTCGCTCGTGGACGCGGTATATGAGGAGACCGAGGGGAACTGCTTCTTCGTCGAGGAGGTCTTCCAGCACCTCCACGAGGAGGGAAAGCTATTCGATCAGGCCGGCAACTGGCGGACCGAGGTTCAGGTCGGCGAGATCGACGTGCCGGAAGGCGTGCGACTGGTGCTCGGGCGGCGGCTCTCGCGCCTTTCCGAGGGCGCCCGCCGGGCGCTTTCCGCCGCGGCTGTGATCGGGCGCAACTTCACCTACGAGCTTGCCGAAGCGGTCGACGAGGTCGGCGGCGACACCCTGCTCGACGCGGTCGAGGAGGCCCAGCGCGCTAACCTGTTGACCTGGTCCGAGGATCCGCTGCGTCCGCGTTTCTCCTTCGCGCACGAGTTGATCCGTCAGACGCTCCTGACGAACCTCGCGCTTCCGCGCCGGCAGCGGCTCCACCTGCGCATCGCCGAGGCGATCGAGCGCGTCTACGCGCGCGATCTCGAGCCGCACGTCGCGGACCTCGCCCACCACCTCTACCAAGCGGGCGCGGCTGCGGATCCCCATAAGGCGGTCGGCTTTCTCTCGCTGGCGGCTCACCGCGCGATGGAGGGCGCCGCCTTCGAGGAAGCGCTGCGCGCCTACGAACGCGCGCTCTCCCTACAAGACCCAGGCGACGTGAGTACCCGCGCCGATCTGCTGGTCCGCCTCGGGTTCGCGCAGCGGAGCCTCGGTCGCACTGAGGGCGCGCTCGCGTCCTGGCGCGAAGCGCTCGACCTGTACGCGGAACTCGACGACATCGCGGCCGCGACGAGCGTCTGCTGGGACATCAGCTATCAGCTCGGCTGGGCCGGACGTCCCATCGAAGCGATGGAGTTCACCCAGCGCGGACTCGTCGCGGCAGGCGACGCCCGTACGCCGGTGCGCGGCATGCTGCTGTCTTCGGCCGGCGCGTTCGTTGGCTTCCTCGGCGATTACGTCGGAGGGGCGGAGATGATCGACGAGGCGCTCTCCATCGCCGAAGAGACGCACGACCTTGGGCTCGAGAGCTACGCTCGTCTGGCACGAGGGATCTTGAATTACTCGCACGCGGAACTCGAGGTCCTGCGTCGGGACGGGCCGGAAGCGACGGAGCTCCTCCGAGAGCACGGGTCTGCCTGGGACCTCTCCAGCTATCTGTCGCTGCTGGAGTTCGCCTACTTTGCGACCGGTCACGTCGCCGCCTCGATTCCCGTGCACGAGGAGCTGGAGCCGCTGGCGTCACGGATCGGCAACCAAGTTCCCTATCTGCTCACGCGGCGGGGAGAAGCGATCCGCGCGCTCATGTCGTCCGGCGACCTGGACGCGTGGGAGGAGTTCTCCCGATGGGATCTGGAATTCTGTCGCAGCCGCGAGCTCGAGTGGATCAGCAATTCCTTCGGTTTTCTGTCCGGCATCGCGTTCTACCGAGGACGCTGGGAGGAAGCGCTCGAGCTGGCTCGGGAAGCGAACGCGACCGAGCCTCCAGGGGGCTTCAACGGATGGGCGTGGCCGCTCGTGTTCCACACGCTCGCGCACCTCGGTCGCCGAGACGATGCGCTCGCGCTCCTGGAAGAGGACCGTGTCCGGCTTCCGGCGGGACGGCCGGCGTCGTGGGGAGCCTGGGCGATCCTGCACGGGGCCGTCGAAGGTTTGATGATCCTCGGCGAGCACGAACGGGCAGCCGATCTCTATCCGCTCGTCGTGGAGTCGCTGAATACCGGAACCGTTTACCTCAAGGTCTACAACATCCGTCTCTGCCATACGGTCGCCGGTCTGGCGGCCCACGGAGCGCGGGACTGGTCGAGATCCGAAGCACACTTCCGTGAAGCTCTGCGGTTGGCCGAGACGCTCCCGGTCCGGATCGAGCAGGCGGACGCGCGTCGCTACTTCGCCGCCATGCTCGCCGAGCGGAATGGTGACGGTGATCGGGAAGAGGCGCGCGCGATGCTCGAGGAAGCGCTGGACCTGTACCGCTCGCTGGGCATGCCGCGTCACGTCGAGATGGCTGAGGAGCAGTTGAAGGGCCTTTAG
- the pepN gene encoding aminopeptidase N, whose translation MRSANLTREEASCRAAAVSDPRYQIDLDFDAGEERFGIQATIRFRGAEPGGSTFLEFLAPEVHSLALNGVALEPSKHFDGLRITLPSIAEENEVRIVAEGAYQRDGIGIHRAVDPVDGEVYIYTDAEPYDIHRVYPCFDQPDIKGRFTFSVNVPARWQVASNTPPSERPPEGEAGIWRFPETPLMSTYITCIAAGPYHVVRDRHGDIELGVWCRKTLASYLEADEILDVTKQGFDFFSAAFDYPYPFGKYDQLFVPEFNSGAMENIGCVTFNEDYLYRSKVTDAARERRAETILHEMAHMWFGDLVTMRWWDDLWLNESFASWAAIYSQANATRWQNAWVTFADAEKTWAYRQDQLASTHPIVADIPDIASTKVNFDGITYAKGASVLKQLVAWVGEDAFLKGLRSYFRRHEYGNTDLSDFLTALEESSGRDLHAWSKEWLQTAGVNTLRPSFEGNGDAYRSFEVVQESTDEHPTLRPHRIAIGLFDADGDALVRRRRVELDVVGTRTPVPDLEGERVPSLLLLNDDDLTFAKVRLDGRSFDTLVDRLRLLSDPLARTLCWSAAWDMTRDAEIAARDYVELVLRNISGETEIGVVQSLLAQAAAAINQYGEEPNRIPGLDRFAGAARTGMEGSEPGSDHQLAWARCFITWAQSDEQRELVRGLLDGSRTIAGLAVDTDLRWLIVRSLAAAGLADAELIEAELARDPSDKGRREAAAAKALRPSEEAKEEAWSAIVGDPSLPYSTMRAMMAGFSHPSQATLLESYRNRYFDSVGSFWAERATEIAIGFTAGLYPRVLVGQDTVDATDRFLSERAPIPPCRRLIVEGRDDVLRALRARAKDGEA comes from the coding sequence ATGCGTTCAGCCAACCTGACCAGAGAAGAGGCGAGCTGTCGCGCGGCCGCCGTCTCGGATCCGCGCTACCAGATCGATCTGGACTTCGACGCCGGAGAGGAGCGGTTCGGGATCCAAGCGACGATCCGCTTCCGGGGGGCAGAGCCGGGCGGATCCACGTTCCTCGAGTTCCTCGCGCCGGAGGTCCACTCGCTCGCGCTCAACGGCGTAGCGCTGGAGCCGAGCAAGCACTTCGACGGCTTGCGTATCACGCTGCCGTCGATCGCGGAGGAGAACGAGGTCCGGATCGTCGCAGAGGGCGCGTACCAGCGGGATGGGATCGGCATCCATCGGGCCGTCGATCCTGTGGACGGTGAGGTTTACATCTACACCGATGCCGAGCCCTACGACATCCACCGCGTCTACCCGTGCTTCGACCAGCCCGATATCAAGGGCAGGTTCACGTTCAGCGTCAACGTCCCCGCACGTTGGCAGGTGGCGTCGAACACCCCGCCGTCGGAGCGACCCCCCGAAGGGGAAGCCGGGATCTGGCGGTTCCCGGAGACGCCGCTGATGTCGACGTACATAACCTGCATCGCCGCCGGTCCGTACCACGTCGTCCGCGACCGCCACGGCGACATCGAGCTCGGGGTGTGGTGCCGCAAGACGCTGGCTTCCTACCTCGAGGCCGACGAGATCCTGGACGTCACGAAGCAGGGCTTCGACTTCTTCAGCGCGGCCTTCGACTATCCGTATCCCTTCGGCAAGTACGACCAGCTTTTCGTTCCCGAGTTCAACTCGGGCGCGATGGAGAACATCGGCTGCGTCACCTTCAACGAGGACTATCTCTACCGATCGAAGGTCACCGACGCGGCGCGGGAGCGCCGGGCAGAGACGATCCTGCACGAGATGGCGCACATGTGGTTCGGGGACCTCGTCACGATGCGCTGGTGGGACGACCTCTGGCTGAACGAGTCGTTCGCGTCCTGGGCGGCGATCTATTCGCAGGCGAACGCGACGCGGTGGCAGAACGCGTGGGTCACCTTCGCCGACGCGGAGAAGACGTGGGCGTACCGGCAGGATCAGCTCGCCTCCACACATCCGATCGTTGCCGACATCCCAGACATCGCGTCGACGAAGGTGAACTTCGACGGCATCACCTACGCGAAAGGCGCCTCCGTCCTGAAGCAGCTCGTCGCATGGGTGGGGGAGGATGCCTTCCTGAAGGGCCTTCGCAGCTACTTCCGGCGTCACGAGTACGGCAACACCGACCTCTCCGACTTCCTGACCGCGCTGGAGGAGTCCTCCGGCCGCGACCTGCATGCATGGAGCAAGGAGTGGCTCCAGACCGCGGGCGTCAACACGTTGCGGCCGTCCTTCGAAGGCAACGGCGACGCGTACCGCTCGTTCGAGGTCGTCCAAGAGTCCACCGACGAGCACCCAACCCTTCGGCCGCATCGGATCGCGATCGGCTTGTTCGACGCCGACGGGGATGCCCTCGTGCGGCGGCGGCGCGTCGAGCTCGACGTCGTCGGCACCAGGACGCCGGTGCCCGATCTCGAAGGCGAGCGGGTGCCCTCGCTGCTGTTGTTGAACGACGACGACCTGACGTTCGCCAAGGTACGGCTCGACGGCCGGTCGTTCGACACTCTGGTCGACCGCCTTCGCCTTCTCAGCGATCCCCTCGCGCGAACGCTGTGCTGGAGCGCCGCCTGGGACATGACCCGCGACGCCGAGATCGCCGCCCGCGACTACGTGGAGCTCGTGCTCCGAAACATCTCGGGCGAGACGGAGATCGGCGTGGTGCAGTCGCTCCTCGCGCAAGCCGCCGCAGCCATCAACCAATACGGCGAGGAGCCCAACCGGATCCCGGGGCTCGACCGGTTCGCCGGCGCGGCCCGTACGGGGATGGAAGGCTCCGAGCCGGGAAGCGACCACCAGCTCGCCTGGGCGCGGTGCTTCATCACCTGGGCCCAGTCGGACGAGCAGCGCGAACTGGTTCGCGGGCTCCTCGACGGATCTCGGACGATCGCCGGGCTGGCCGTGGACACCGACCTCCGCTGGCTGATCGTTCGTTCGCTGGCTGCGGCGGGCCTTGCCGACGCGGAGCTGATCGAAGCAGAGCTCGCGCGTGATCCGAGCGACAAGGGCCGGCGGGAGGCGGCAGCCGCCAAGGCGCTCCGTCCGTCCGAAGAGGCGAAGGAGGAAGCCTGGTCGGCGATCGTCGGCGATCCGTCGCTGCCGTACTCGACGATGCGGGCGATGATGGCCGGCTTCTCGCACCCGTCGCAGGCGACGCTGCTCGAGTCGTACCGGAACCGCTACTTCGACTCGGTGGGATCGTTCTGGGCCGAACGAGCGACGGAGATCGCGATCGGCTTCACCGCAGGCCTGTACCCGCGGGTGCTGGTCGGGCAGGACACCGTCGACGCGACCGACCGATTCCTGAGCGAGCGCGCTCCGATCCCGCCGTGCCGGCGGCTGATCGTGGAGGGACGGGACGACGTACTCCGGGCGCTACGCGCCCGGGCCAAAGACGGGGAAGCCTGA
- a CDS encoding alpha-hydroxy acid oxidase codes for MTVPVNVEEFEAIARERLTQMAYDYYAGGAEDEITLRENREAFRRRFLRYRVLVDVAERDLSTSVLGRSLPFPVILAPTSMHKLAHPEGELATARGASSVGALMTLSSISTVTMEDVAAAVPGSPGWFQLYCYSDRSVTEMLVKRAYEAGYTALVVTVDVPLLGRRERDFRNTFTLPEDVRFANFESSTATPSEQGSALSSWVATLQTPTLNWDDLAWLRALAPMPMILKGIVRADDARRALDLGVEGIWVSNHGGRQLDTSIASLDALPEIAAAVGGQTAIILDGGVRRGTDVLKAIAMGADAVAVGRPQLWGLAADGSEGVARVLGMLRDELSLAMALAGCRTISEITPDLIAPDQRAGLGADLPLGPPEP; via the coding sequence ATGACCGTCCCGGTGAACGTCGAAGAATTCGAGGCCATCGCACGCGAGCGCCTCACCCAGATGGCCTACGACTACTACGCGGGCGGGGCCGAGGACGAGATCACGCTGCGGGAGAACCGCGAGGCCTTCCGTCGGCGGTTCTTGCGCTACCGGGTGCTCGTCGATGTTGCCGAGCGAGACCTCTCGACCAGCGTGCTCGGACGGTCGCTCCCGTTCCCGGTCATCCTGGCGCCGACGTCCATGCACAAGCTCGCGCACCCCGAGGGAGAGCTCGCGACGGCGCGCGGAGCGTCCTCCGTGGGCGCGCTGATGACGCTGTCGAGCATCTCGACGGTCACCATGGAGGATGTCGCTGCGGCCGTCCCCGGGTCGCCAGGCTGGTTCCAGCTCTACTGCTACTCCGATCGATCGGTGACCGAGATGCTCGTCAAGCGTGCCTACGAGGCCGGGTACACCGCCCTGGTCGTCACCGTGGACGTGCCGCTGCTCGGCCGCCGGGAACGCGACTTCCGCAACACGTTCACGCTCCCCGAGGACGTGCGCTTCGCCAACTTCGAGTCTTCGACGGCCACCCCGAGCGAGCAAGGCAGCGCGCTCTCCAGCTGGGTGGCGACGCTGCAGACGCCGACGCTCAACTGGGACGACCTGGCTTGGCTGCGAGCGCTCGCCCCGATGCCCATGATCCTGAAAGGCATCGTGCGAGCGGACGATGCCCGCCGGGCGCTCGACCTGGGCGTGGAAGGGATCTGGGTCTCGAACCACGGCGGCCGGCAGCTCGATACATCGATCGCGTCGCTGGACGCCCTGCCGGAGATCGCCGCGGCGGTAGGAGGGCAGACCGCGATCATCCTCGACGGCGGCGTTCGGCGAGGGACGGACGTGCTCAAAGCCATCGCCATGGGGGCCGACGCGGTGGCCGTGGGCCGCCCGCAGCTCTGGGGCCTCGCCGCCGACGGCTCGGAAGGGGTGGCGAGGGTCCTCGGGATGCTTCGGGACGAGCTCTCCCTTGCGATGGCATTGGCGGGATGCCGCACGATCTCGGAGATCACTCCCGACCTGATCGCCCCCGACCAACGGGCCGGGTTAGGGGCCGACTTACCGCTCGGACCGCCCGAACCGTAA
- a CDS encoding TIGR03560 family F420-dependent LLM class oxidoreductase yields MQFGIQTGQQHRPFSEILGLWQLAERTGYSHGWLYDHLVPVGGDLDGEVYESWSALAMLLAKTDRIRGGILVSCVMFRHPAILAKTASTIDIASGGRLEFGIGACWNAWEADLYGVQFPKLSERVERLDEAISVVRTMWDPTRDNFEGRFYKVSSAHVQPQPAQRPHPPIWVGGWGRTKMPEIIARQADGWNAIFLSLKEYEERLAAMRHACEDIGRDPASLTLSFGQRVSVDADAKRAEARAIEQYERNGVPFDEQLRSRFIFGTPMQVAEQIMALKDIGVQQFILWHELPFDAEAEDQIRQFSESVMPLVR; encoded by the coding sequence GTGCAGTTCGGCATCCAGACCGGACAGCAGCACCGGCCGTTCTCCGAGATCCTCGGCCTGTGGCAGCTCGCCGAGCGCACCGGCTACTCCCACGGATGGCTGTACGACCATCTCGTTCCCGTCGGCGGCGATCTCGACGGGGAGGTATACGAGTCGTGGTCGGCGCTCGCGATGCTCCTCGCCAAGACGGACCGCATCCGCGGCGGGATCCTCGTCAGCTGCGTGATGTTCCGCCATCCGGCGATCCTCGCGAAGACCGCGTCCACGATCGACATCGCGTCGGGAGGCCGGCTCGAGTTCGGGATCGGCGCCTGCTGGAACGCCTGGGAGGCCGACCTGTACGGCGTGCAGTTCCCGAAGCTCTCCGAGCGCGTCGAGCGTCTCGACGAAGCGATCAGCGTGGTCCGGACGATGTGGGACCCGACGCGGGACAACTTCGAGGGGCGCTTCTACAAGGTGTCTTCCGCGCACGTGCAGCCGCAGCCGGCGCAGCGGCCGCACCCGCCGATCTGGGTCGGCGGCTGGGGCCGCACCAAGATGCCCGAGATCATCGCCCGCCAGGCCGACGGCTGGAACGCGATCTTCCTCTCCCTCAAGGAGTATGAGGAACGGCTCGCCGCGATGCGTCACGCCTGCGAGGACATCGGCCGCGACCCGGCATCTCTCACGCTCTCGTTCGGTCAACGCGTGTCGGTGGACGCGGACGCGAAGCGCGCCGAGGCCCGCGCGATCGAGCAGTACGAACGCAACGGTGTTCCCTTCGACGAGCAGTTGCGATCGCGGTTCATCTTCGGCACGCCGATGCAGGTCGCCGAGCAGATCATGGCTTTGAAGGACATCGGCGTGCAGCAGTTCATCCTCTGGCACGAGCTTCCGTTCGACGCCGAAGCCGAGGATCAGATCCGCCAGTTCTCCGAATCCGTGATGCCGCTCGTCCGCTAA
- a CDS encoding alpha/beta family hydrolase translates to MTHRPAEPLTFTWRDGEVSGARSVTDGEPRAKLVLAHGAGGDMNHPQLTGMAEGLAANGIEVVRFNFPYREAGRKAPDRQEKLEACYWAVAKELSASAARLYLGGGSMGGRIASHIVSDGFPAAGLVFQSYPLHPPGKPERLRDAHLTRIAVPMLFIWGTRDPFATPELLERTVASLPSATLHRIEGGDHGLKVRGRTGADVLDEVVGVISRWIG, encoded by the coding sequence ATGACTCACCGTCCCGCCGAGCCGCTCACCTTCACCTGGCGGGACGGCGAAGTATCGGGCGCTCGCAGCGTGACGGACGGCGAACCCAGGGCGAAGCTCGTCCTCGCGCACGGTGCCGGTGGCGACATGAACCACCCCCAGCTCACCGGGATGGCTGAGGGGCTCGCCGCGAACGGGATCGAGGTCGTGCGGTTCAACTTCCCGTACCGCGAGGCCGGAAGGAAGGCGCCCGATCGTCAGGAGAAGCTCGAAGCGTGCTACTGGGCCGTCGCGAAAGAGCTTTCGGCGTCGGCGGCTCGGCTCTATCTCGGCGGCGGGTCGATGGGCGGCAGGATCGCTTCACATATCGTCTCGGACGGCTTCCCGGCCGCCGGTCTGGTGTTTCAGAGCTATCCCTTGCATCCGCCCGGGAAACCCGAGCGGTTGCGCGACGCCCACCTCACGCGGATCGCGGTACCGATGCTCTTCATCTGGGGAACGCGAGATCCGTTCGCGACGCCCGAGCTGCTCGAGCGAACCGTCGCGTCGCTGCCGTCCGCGACGCTCCATCGCATCGAGGGGGGCGACCACGGGCTGAAGGTTCGCGGACGCACCGGCGCGGACGTGCTCGACGAAGTCGTCGGCGTTATCTCCCGCTGGATCGGTTGA